A window from Pseudomonas campi encodes these proteins:
- a CDS encoding GlxA family transcriptional regulator, giving the protein MPVQKIGLLLYPGCMPAGLFAFADLLTAVNRRAGEQHFELCWVGLDKEPVDCAQGMRLQPQISLAQAACSAVLIPGLWADSEAMIAQALEDNRGLIRALSQLPRSTQLWSYCTGVCLLAQSGRLQGERATATWWLASSLQKRFPQVEWQFEQTQVSNRLTATASGVSGYLPIARALIEEQLGALVYREIATLMVLPRPEPATPVFRSVGLMQQTDPLLRRLHLLVERLPAQQLSVQRLADELAVSARTLARKVRALTGLAVADQVRLIKLNQASERLILTADSISRISAALGYGDESSFRRTFKHVTGLTPAAYRQQYKV; this is encoded by the coding sequence ATGCCTGTGCAGAAAATCGGCCTGCTGCTGTATCCCGGTTGCATGCCCGCTGGCCTGTTCGCCTTCGCCGACCTGCTGACGGCGGTCAATCGGCGCGCGGGCGAGCAGCACTTCGAGCTGTGCTGGGTTGGGCTGGACAAGGAGCCGGTCGACTGTGCCCAGGGCATGCGCTTGCAACCGCAGATCAGCCTGGCCCAGGCCGCGTGCAGCGCCGTGCTGATTCCCGGGCTCTGGGCGGATTCGGAGGCGATGATCGCCCAGGCGCTGGAGGACAATCGCGGCCTGATTCGAGCGCTGAGCCAGTTGCCGCGCAGCACCCAACTGTGGAGCTACTGCACCGGCGTGTGCCTGCTGGCGCAGAGCGGGCGTTTGCAGGGTGAGCGCGCGACGGCCACCTGGTGGCTGGCGTCCAGCCTGCAGAAGCGTTTTCCCCAGGTGGAGTGGCAGTTCGAGCAGACCCAGGTGAGCAATCGCCTGACTGCCACGGCATCCGGTGTCAGCGGTTACCTGCCGATCGCCCGTGCGCTGATCGAGGAGCAGCTGGGCGCGCTGGTCTATCGCGAGATCGCCACGCTGATGGTGCTGCCGCGGCCAGAGCCGGCGACGCCGGTGTTTCGCTCCGTCGGCCTGATGCAGCAGACGGATCCGCTGCTGCGCCGTTTGCACCTGTTGGTGGAGCGCCTGCCGGCCCAGCAGCTCAGTGTGCAGCGGCTCGCCGATGAGCTGGCCGTTTCCGCCCGTACCCTGGCGCGCAAGGTACGTGCGCTGACGGGGCTGGCGGTGGCGGATCAGGTGCGCCTGATCAAGCTCAACCAGGCCAGCGAACGGCTGATCCTGACGGCTGATTCGATCAGCCGGATCAGCGCCGCCCTGGGCTACGGCGATGAGTCGAGCTTTCGGCGCACCTTCAAGCACGTCACCGGGCTGACCCCGGCTGCCTATCGGCAGCAGTACAAAGTCTAG
- a CDS encoding MBL fold metallo-hydrolase — protein MKVTQLRNATLIVEFGEVRLLVDPMLAAQGQLPALKYLARRRRNPLVELPDNASEHLQRVTHCLITHCQKGHFDHLDRTAIRWLRERNIPVLCMAEDADYLRKRRLNVQELPSQAGGVFFNGTIQAIPCLHGEGFIGSLMAHGYGYFIQIPHEPSLYIAGDTLLTAEVRQCLTQLAPAVSVLPAGGARFDLGGEIIMGQADILAALQLSSGIIVANHLEALDHCPVTRAGLLQEAVRRGIGERLRVPLDGETLEFTTAKQKPVAV, from the coding sequence ATGAAAGTCACCCAACTGCGCAATGCCACCCTGATCGTCGAGTTCGGCGAAGTTCGTCTGCTGGTCGACCCCATGCTGGCCGCCCAGGGCCAGCTGCCCGCGCTCAAGTATCTCGCCCGGCGGCGGCGCAACCCGCTGGTCGAGCTGCCGGACAACGCCAGCGAGCATCTGCAACGCGTGACCCATTGCCTGATCACCCATTGCCAGAAAGGCCATTTCGACCACCTCGACCGCACCGCCATCCGCTGGCTGCGCGAGCGCAATATCCCCGTGCTGTGCATGGCGGAGGATGCGGATTACCTGCGCAAGCGCCGACTCAACGTGCAGGAGCTGCCCAGCCAGGCCGGCGGGGTATTCTTCAATGGCACTATCCAGGCGATCCCCTGCCTGCACGGCGAGGGCTTTATCGGCAGTCTGATGGCCCACGGCTATGGCTACTTCATCCAGATTCCCCATGAACCCAGCCTCTATATCGCCGGTGACACCCTGCTCACCGCAGAGGTGCGCCAGTGCCTGACGCAACTGGCGCCGGCAGTGAGCGTACTGCCGGCCGGTGGCGCGCGCTTCGACCTGGGCGGCGAGATCATCATGGGCCAGGCCGACATTCTCGCGGCACTCCAGCTCAGCAGCGGCATCATCGTCGCCAACCACCTGGAAGCCCTCGACCATTGCCCGGTGACCCGCGCCGGCTTGCTGCAGGAGGCCGTGCGCCGAGGCATCGGTGAGCGCCTGCGCGTACCGCTGGATGGCGAGACCCTGGAGTTCACGACCGCCAAGCAGAAGCCGGTTGCCGTCTAA
- a CDS encoding ABC transporter substrate-binding protein → MKRLLLASLMGSAIILGNQAMANEDVKSLEKAARAEGEVNSVGMPDSWANWKDTWADLNKLYGLKHMDTDMSSAQEIAKFAAEKDNATADIGDVGAAFGPIAVQQGVTQAYKPSTWEQIPTWAKDADGHWMLAYTGSIAFIVNKQLVKDVPKSWADLKQGKYKVAIGDVSAAAQAVNGVLAAAIANGGDEKNIQPGLDFFAEIAKQGRLGLSNPTIQTLEKGEVEVGIVWDFNGLSYRDQIDPSRFEVLIPSDGSVISGYTTVINKYAKHPNAAKLAREYILSDAGQINLAKGNARPIRAEHLTLPAEVQAKLLPNEQYAKVQPIKDPAAWEATSKALPQLWQENVIIEMQ, encoded by the coding sequence ATGAAACGCCTGCTGCTGGCTTCACTGATGGGATCGGCCATTATTCTGGGTAACCAGGCCATGGCCAACGAGGATGTAAAGAGCCTGGAAAAAGCCGCCCGCGCAGAGGGCGAGGTCAACAGCGTCGGCATGCCGGACAGCTGGGCCAACTGGAAGGACACCTGGGCCGACCTGAACAAACTCTACGGCCTCAAGCACATGGACACCGACATGAGCTCGGCCCAGGAAATCGCCAAGTTCGCCGCCGAGAAGGACAATGCCACCGCCGATATCGGCGACGTCGGTGCGGCCTTCGGCCCCATTGCCGTGCAGCAGGGTGTTACCCAAGCCTACAAACCGAGCACCTGGGAACAGATTCCGACCTGGGCCAAGGATGCGGACGGTCACTGGATGCTGGCCTACACCGGCTCCATCGCCTTTATCGTCAACAAGCAGCTGGTCAAGGACGTACCCAAGTCCTGGGCCGACCTGAAACAGGGCAAGTACAAGGTCGCCATCGGTGACGTCAGTGCCGCCGCGCAGGCCGTCAACGGCGTACTGGCCGCCGCCATCGCCAACGGCGGTGACGAGAAGAACATCCAGCCGGGCCTGGACTTCTTCGCCGAGATCGCCAAACAGGGCCGCCTGGGCCTGTCCAACCCGACCATCCAGACCCTGGAAAAAGGCGAAGTGGAAGTCGGCATCGTCTGGGACTTCAACGGCCTGTCGTACCGCGACCAGATCGACCCGAGCCGCTTCGAAGTGCTGATTCCGTCCGACGGCTCGGTGATCTCCGGCTACACCACGGTGATCAACAAGTACGCCAAGCACCCCAACGCGGCCAAGCTGGCGCGTGAGTACATATTGAGCGACGCCGGGCAGATCAACCTGGCCAAGGGCAACGCCCGGCCGATCCGCGCCGAACACCTGACCCTGCCGGCCGAAGTGCAGGCCAAGCTGCTGCCGAACGAGCAGTACGCCAAGGTTCAACCGATCAAGGACCCGGCAGCCTGGGAAGCCACCTCGAAAGCACTGCCGCAGCTGTGGCAGGAAAATGTGATCATCGAAATGCAATAA
- a CDS encoding ABC transporter permease: protein MSRADAKPAALYHRTVVWLLFLILLLPLAGTLLYSLSTSWSATILPSGLTFKWYVALWSDPRFLAAFGQSLLVCFGSLLLATALILPLLFVVHYHFPKLDGLMNILILLPFAVPPVVSSVGLLQVYGSGPLAMVGTPWILIGCYFTVALPFMYRAITNNLQAINLRDLMDAAQLLGASTWQAAFLVVLPNLRKGLMVSLFLSFSFLFGEFVFANLLVGTRYETLQVYLNNMKNSSGHFNSALVISYFFFVLIFTWAATRLNKDNS from the coding sequence ATGTCGCGCGCTGATGCCAAGCCGGCCGCTCTCTATCACCGCACGGTGGTCTGGCTGCTGTTCCTGATCCTCCTGCTGCCGCTGGCCGGCACCCTGCTCTACTCGTTGTCCACCAGTTGGTCGGCGACCATCCTGCCATCCGGCCTGACCTTCAAGTGGTATGTGGCGCTGTGGAGCGATCCGCGTTTCCTCGCCGCTTTCGGCCAGTCACTGCTGGTGTGCTTCGGTTCCCTGTTGCTGGCCACGGCGCTGATCCTGCCGCTGCTGTTTGTGGTGCATTACCACTTCCCCAAGCTCGACGGGCTGATGAACATCTTGATTTTGCTACCGTTCGCCGTGCCGCCGGTGGTGTCCTCGGTCGGCCTGCTGCAGGTCTACGGCTCCGGGCCACTGGCGATGGTCGGCACGCCCTGGATTCTGATCGGCTGCTACTTCACCGTGGCCCTGCCGTTTATGTACCGGGCGATCACCAACAACCTGCAGGCAATCAATCTGCGCGACCTGATGGACGCCGCCCAGCTGCTCGGTGCCAGCACCTGGCAGGCCGCCTTCCTGGTGGTGCTGCCCAACCTGCGCAAGGGCCTGATGGTCTCGCTGTTCCTCTCCTTCAGCTTCCTGTTTGGCGAGTTCGTCTTTGCCAACCTGCTGGTCGGCACCCGCTACGAGACTCTGCAGGTGTACCTCAACAACATGAAAAACAGCAGCGGCCACTTCAACAGCGCGCTGGTGATTTCCTACTTCTTCTTCGTGCTGATCTTCACCTGGGCAGCCACTCGCCTGAACAAGGACAACTCATGA
- a CDS encoding alkaline phosphatase family protein, with protein MKYDVILVVLDGLNYEVARHALGHLQAYCGAGRAALYKLECELPALSRPLYECLMTGVAPIDSGIVHNDVVRLSNQRSIFHYARDAGLSTAAAAYHWMSELYNRAPFDAARDRHTSDSTLPIQQGHFYYADHYPDSHLFADAEHLRVQHQPNFLLVHPMNIDDAGHKFGLDSPQYRNSARSADLLLAEYLQRWLDAGYQVLVTADHGMNNDRSHNGLLPEEREVPLFVAGSAFSLDGNAQPRQTELCGTICALLGASHDKPLCKELLK; from the coding sequence ATGAAATACGACGTCATCCTGGTGGTACTGGATGGCCTGAATTACGAGGTTGCCCGCCATGCGCTGGGCCATCTGCAGGCCTACTGCGGCGCTGGCCGCGCCGCGCTGTACAAGCTCGAGTGCGAGCTGCCCGCGCTGTCCCGCCCGCTCTACGAATGCCTGATGACCGGCGTGGCGCCGATCGACAGCGGCATCGTGCACAACGATGTGGTGCGCCTGTCCAACCAGCGCAGCATCTTCCACTACGCCCGTGACGCTGGCCTATCCACCGCCGCCGCGGCCTATCACTGGATGAGCGAGCTGTATAACCGCGCGCCCTTCGATGCCGCCCGCGACCGCCACACCAGTGACAGCACCCTGCCGATCCAGCAGGGCCACTTTTATTACGCCGACCACTACCCGGACTCGCACCTGTTCGCCGATGCCGAACACCTGCGCGTGCAGCACCAGCCGAACTTCCTGCTGGTGCACCCGATGAACATCGACGACGCCGGCCACAAATTTGGCCTGGACTCCCCGCAATACCGCAACAGCGCGCGCTCTGCCGACCTGCTGCTGGCCGAATACCTGCAGCGCTGGCTGGATGCCGGCTACCAGGTGCTGGTCACTGCCGACCACGGTATGAACAACGACCGCTCGCACAACGGCCTGCTGCCGGAAGAGCGCGAAGTGCCGCTGTTCGTCGCCGGCAGCGCCTTCAGCCTGGATGGCAACGCGCAGCCACGGCAGACCGAACTGTGCGGCACCATCTGTGCCCTGCTCGGCGCCAGCCACGACAAACCGTTGTGCAAGGAACTGCTCAAGTGA
- a CDS encoding UTRA domain-containing protein, whose amino-acid sequence MRDEAPRTVTAICRALQEQIEHGLLTQGSQLPAERKLSELFETTRITLREALGQLEAEGLIYREERRGWFVSPPRLAYNPLVRSHFHAMVREQGRQSSTELLSARLIPAPVDICALLELPALSAVLQIRRARRIDGRLVLYVEHYLNPAYFPGILQFDLTCSLTELYASEYAIHYGRVRFDILPTALPAEAANSLKTTLGSPALRITRVNRDQHGRLIDCDLEFWRHDAIHVSVEVPE is encoded by the coding sequence ATGCGCGACGAAGCGCCCCGTACCGTTACCGCCATCTGCCGTGCCTTGCAGGAGCAGATCGAGCATGGCCTGCTGACGCAGGGCAGTCAGCTGCCGGCCGAGCGCAAGCTCAGCGAGCTGTTCGAGACCACCCGCATCACCCTGCGCGAGGCGCTGGGGCAGCTGGAAGCCGAAGGCCTGATCTACCGTGAGGAGCGCCGTGGCTGGTTCGTCTCGCCGCCGCGGCTGGCCTACAACCCGCTGGTGCGCAGCCACTTCCATGCGATGGTGCGCGAGCAGGGGCGGCAGTCGTCCACCGAGCTGCTCAGTGCCAGGCTGATCCCGGCGCCGGTGGATATCTGTGCGTTGCTGGAGTTGCCGGCGCTATCTGCGGTGCTGCAGATCCGCCGCGCGCGGCGCATCGACGGGCGCCTGGTGCTGTACGTCGAGCACTACCTGAATCCGGCCTATTTCCCTGGCATCCTGCAGTTCGACCTGACCTGCTCGCTGACCGAGCTGTACGCCAGCGAATACGCCATCCATTACGGGCGGGTGCGTTTCGACATCCTGCCCACCGCCTTGCCGGCCGAGGCGGCGAACAGCCTGAAAACCACCCTGGGCAGCCCGGCACTGCGCATCACCCGGGTCAACCGCGACCAGCACGGGCGGCTGATCGACTGCGACCTGGAGTTCTGGCGTCACGACGCCATTCACGTCAGCGTCGAAGTGCCGGAGTGA
- a CDS encoding ABC transporter permease, producing MTASKPRGKWLALLCLLPFAIFFIAFQIAPLAWVAVHSLSVGDSWGLGNFAKIFSSKFYLQAIKHSLQIAFWSSLFGIVIAVLGSYSLRQVDSKLRDFVMAFSNMTSNFAGVPLAFAFIIILGFNGALTLLLKQAGIIEDFNLYSKTGLIVLYTYFQIPLGVLLLYPAFDALREDWRESAALLGAGTWDFWRHIGLPVLTPALLGTFVILLANALGAYATVYALTTGNFNVLPIRIAAMVAGDISLNPDMASALAMVLVGLMVVITAAHQWLLKRSYHVAR from the coding sequence GTGACGGCAAGCAAACCCCGCGGCAAATGGCTGGCCCTGCTGTGCCTGCTGCCCTTCGCGATCTTCTTTATTGCCTTCCAGATCGCCCCGCTGGCGTGGGTCGCGGTGCACAGCCTGAGCGTTGGCGACAGCTGGGGCCTGGGCAATTTCGCGAAGATCTTCAGCTCCAAGTTCTACCTGCAGGCAATCAAGCACAGCCTGCAGATCGCCTTCTGGTCGAGCCTGTTCGGCATCGTCATCGCCGTGCTCGGCAGCTACTCGCTGCGCCAGGTCGACTCCAAGCTGCGCGACTTCGTCATGGCCTTTTCCAACATGACCAGCAACTTCGCCGGCGTGCCGCTGGCCTTCGCCTTCATCATCATCCTAGGCTTCAACGGCGCGCTGACCCTGCTGCTCAAGCAGGCCGGGATCATCGAAGACTTCAACCTGTACTCCAAGACCGGGCTGATCGTGCTCTACACCTACTTCCAGATTCCCCTCGGCGTGCTGCTGCTCTACCCGGCCTTCGACGCCCTGCGTGAAGACTGGCGCGAGTCCGCGGCGCTGCTCGGCGCCGGCACCTGGGACTTCTGGCGGCATATCGGCCTGCCGGTGCTGACCCCGGCGCTGCTCGGCACCTTCGTCATCCTGCTGGCCAACGCCCTGGGCGCCTACGCCACGGTGTATGCGCTGACCACCGGCAACTTCAACGTGCTGCCGATCCGCATCGCCGCCATGGTTGCCGGCGATATCAGCCTCAACCCGGACATGGCCAGCGCCCTGGCGATGGTGCTGGTGGGCCTGATGGTGGTGATCACCGCCGCACACCAGTGGCTGCTGAAGAGGAGCTACCATGTCGCGCGCTGA